One Mycobacterium marseillense DNA window includes the following coding sequences:
- a CDS encoding glycerophosphodiester phosphodiesterase, with protein MIARLVAALLASTVLLAPPAAAQAPDFDLQAHRGGRGEATEQSLRAFARSLELGVSTLEFDVVLTRDRRPLVWHDPTIAAEKCADTAPAAAGDPQYPYVGKLVHELTLAQIRTLDCGRRLDGFPHAEVVRGNKIATLPEVFALADSYRADTVRYNIETKVEADAPGASAEPQEFVDVILAAVRAAGKLERVEIQSFDWRTLPLVRRAEPSIPLVALYDEQAPGDPLIGALTVGADAVAPDYRLVTGTPYVDRAHALGLKVIPWTVNTADDMREQIGYGVDGIITDYPTALRGVLAELSMPLPPAYRRG; from the coding sequence GTGATCGCCCGCCTCGTTGCCGCCCTGCTGGCATCGACGGTGCTCCTGGCCCCACCGGCCGCCGCGCAGGCGCCCGACTTCGATCTGCAGGCCCACCGCGGCGGGCGCGGGGAGGCCACCGAGCAGTCACTGCGGGCCTTCGCCAGGTCACTCGAATTGGGCGTCAGCACACTGGAATTCGACGTCGTGCTCACCCGGGACCGGCGACCGTTGGTGTGGCACGATCCGACGATCGCGGCCGAGAAATGCGCCGACACCGCGCCCGCGGCCGCCGGGGACCCGCAGTATCCCTATGTCGGCAAACTCGTGCACGAGCTCACGTTGGCGCAGATCCGCACCCTGGACTGCGGCCGACGGCTGGACGGATTCCCGCATGCCGAAGTGGTGCGGGGCAACAAGATCGCCACGTTGCCTGAGGTTTTCGCGCTCGCCGACTCCTACCGCGCCGACACCGTGCGCTACAACATCGAAACCAAGGTGGAGGCCGATGCGCCCGGCGCGTCGGCCGAGCCGCAGGAGTTCGTCGACGTGATACTGGCCGCGGTCCGGGCCGCGGGCAAGCTCGAGCGCGTGGAGATACAGAGCTTCGACTGGCGCACGCTGCCGCTGGTGCGCCGGGCCGAACCGTCGATCCCGTTGGTGGCCCTGTATGACGAGCAGGCGCCCGGGGATCCGCTGATCGGCGCGCTGACAGTGGGCGCCGACGCCGTCGCACCGGACTACCGGCTGGTCACCGGCACGCCGTACGTCGACCGCGCGCATGCGTTGGGCCTCAAGGTCATTCCGTGGACGGTCAACACGGCCGACGACATGCGCGAGCAGATCGGGTACGGGGTCGACGGCATCATCACCGACTATCCGACGGCGCTGCGCGGCGTGCTCGCCGAGCTGTCCATGCCGCTGCCGCCGGCATACCGGCGGGGCTAG